One genomic segment of Cololabis saira isolate AMF1-May2022 chromosome 22, fColSai1.1, whole genome shotgun sequence includes these proteins:
- the LOC133423289 gene encoding vitellogenin-1-like yields MKAVVLALTLAFVAGQSPNFAPEFAVGKTYVYKYETLLLGGLPDEGLARAGLNISSKVLIRAVSENTYLMKFAEPELYEYSGVWPKDPLTPSSKLKAALAPQLTIPIKFQYTNGIVGQIEAPEGVSTLVLNIYRGILNILQLNIKKTHNVYDLQEAGTQGVCKTLYSINEDLKAERILLTKTRDLNHCQEEVIKNIGLAYTETCDKCQKESKNLRGTTSFSYTLKPSPSGTMIMKAAVSELIQFLPLSEVHGAVQMETKQRLVFLEIEKDPIPSISAQYTPRGSIKYEFSTELLQTPLQLIKISNLQAQVVEILNHLVSNNVEKVHEEAPMKFLELIQLLRTARYEDLEMFWGQYKKISTHRHWFLDAIPATGTPAVLRFIKEKFLTDDLSLVEATQALVAAVHMVSANLETIKLVETLSLEPKILENPILREIVLLGYGTMISKYCAETPACPVELIKPIQDRLSEAVSKREIENIILFVKILGNAGHPSSLKSITKIIPIHGTTAVTLPLRVHVEAILALRNIAKKEPRRVQELALQLYMDKALHPELRMLSCIVLFETSPSMGLVTTVANIVKTEKNLQVASFTYSHMKSLSRSPSIIHPSLAAACSVAMKVLGPKLDRLSMRFSRAVHVDLYDSSLMLGAAATAFYINDAATLLPRSVVAKTRAFLAGAAADVLEIGVRTDGLQEALLKNPSITESTDRITKMKRILKALSQWRSLPTDKPLASLYVKLFGQEIAFANIEKTLIEEAITYASGPSIKKYGREALETLLLSGVSLSYAKPVLAAEVRRILPTAAGLPLELSLYSTAVAAAVVKIKPTTQPPLSEGFPIVSLLETDIQLETEVEPSVAMNTFAVMGINTPIIQATMVSRVKLNSIVPSKIAARLDIKEGDFKIEVLPVSVPENITSLNVETFAVVRNIEDLASEKITPIIPPKVLRSVSSVSSITVRVSISEEAISMEVEDAKLTEHNIRLLSKRYCAQYVGIGLKACIKVATKNAGSIRDIALYKLAGSHHASLSITPIEGEAVEKLQMEVRVGAKAAEKLIRQINLSEEIIEETPVLMKLNKILASSRKSSSSGSSSSSSSIASSSSSRSSSSGSINSSSRRSSKSSSASTLTSLFSAGSSSSSSSIHRSRQISHRFEKDHKKAVNSAMYSKSNSRDSSFEAIYRQKKFLGNEAAKVVAIFQAVRADKKLQGYQLSAYLDKPSARLQIVFAPLSTEYNWKICVDGVVLSKHKVTAKISWGANCKEYSTMISGETGLVESSPAARLRMSWERLPSSLRRYGEMVYKYVPAKVLADLIKGKNSTRQLSFTVIAASEKALNFIARLPVRTVYNMTLSLPITLPLKEIKTFIPFDEVINKAHYVFAKAVATQCRSVEDTLITFNNRSYTRDMPESCYQVLAQDCTEEVKFMVLLMKDSTGQSHINVKIANIDIDLFSKIEVAVKVNGRETTLPYDHPTDGILIRRTGEGISVYAPSHGLQEVYVDKKSYTIKVVDWMKGKTCGLCGKADGEIREEYRTPNGRVSKNAVSFAHSWTLSAESCRDNSECRLKLESVQLEKQVNIEGENSRCFSVEPVLRCLPGCFPVKTSPVTVGFNCMPSDSAPERTSSIFDSSVDLRETTEAHLACSCTAQCA; encoded by the exons ATGAAAGCGGTTGTGCTTGCCCTGACTCTGGCCTTCGTGG CTGGACAAAGTCCAAATTTTG CTCCTGAGTTTGCTGTTGGTAAAACCTACGTGTACAAGTATGAGACATTGCTCCTGGGGGGTCTCCCTGATGAAGGTCTGGCGAGGGCTGGACTCAACATCTCCAGCAAAGTTCTCATCAGAGCAGTGTCTGAAAATACTTACCTGATGAAG tttgcagaacctgagctctATGAGTACAGTGGTGTTTGGCCAAAGGATCCTCTAACTCCATCGAGCAAGCTAAAGGCAGCCCTGGCACCTCAGCTCACAATTCCCATCAAGTTTCAATACACCAATGGTATTGTGGGACAGATTGAGGCCCCGGAAGGAGTCTCAACTTTAGTGCTGAACATCTACAGAGGCATCCTGAACATCCTTCAGCTCAACATCAAGAAGACACACAATGTCTACGATCTGCAGGAG GCCGGAACTCAGGGTGTGTGCAAGACCCTCTACTCCATCAATGAAGATCTAAAGGCTGAACGTATCCTCCTGACCAAGACCAGGGACTTGAACCACTGCCAGGAAGAGGTCATTAAAAACATCGGGTTGGCATACACTGAGACATGCGACAAATGCCAGAAG GAATCCAAAAACCTTAGAGGTACAACATCATTCAGTTACACCTTGAAACCATCTCCAAGCGGCACCATGATCATGAAGGCAGCTGTCAGTGAGCTGATCCAATTCTTACCTCTCTCTGAGGTCCATGGAGCTGTTCAAATGGAAACCAA GCAGAGACTGGTGTTCCTTGAGATTGAAAAAGACCCAATTCCATCCATCTCAGCTCAGTATACTCCCCGTGGATCTATCAAGTACGAGTTCTCCACCGAACTTCTTCAGACACCCCTTCAGCTTATCAAGATCAGTAACTTACAGGCCCAG GTTGTCGAGATTCTGAATCACCTGGTTTCAAACAATGTTGAGAAGGTCCATGAGGAAGCCCCTATGAAGTTTTTGGAATTGATTCAGCTCTTACGTACAGCTCGTTATGAAGACCTGGAAATGTTCTGGGGCCAGTACAAAAAGATATCTACCCACAG ACACTGGTTTTTGGATGCAATCCCTGCCACTGGAACTCCTGCTGTTCTTAGGTTTATCAAGGAGAAATTCTTGACTGATGACTTGAGTCTTGTTGAGGCAACTCAGGCTTTGGTTGCAGCTGTTCACATGGTGTCAGCAAACCTTGAAACTATCAAGCTGGTAGAG ACCCTGTCACTGGAACCCAAAATATTGGAAAACCCAATTCTGCGTGAGATTGTCCTCCTCGGCTATGGTACAATGATTTCCAAATACTGCGCTGAAACACCTGCCTGTCCTGTTGAACTTATAAAG CCCATCCAGGACCGTCTTTCCGAGGCTGTTTCtaagagagagatagagaacATCATCTtgtttgttaagattttgggaaATGCTGGACATCCTTCAAGTCTCAAGTCAATCACGAAGATCATACCCATACATGGCACTACTGCTGTAACTCTGCCACTAAGAGTCCATGTTGAAGCCATCCTGGCCCTCAGGAACATTGCAAAGAAAGAGCCCAGAAGG GTTCAGGAATTGGCTCTTCAGCTCTACATGGACAAGGCTCTTCACCCAGAACTTCGCATGCTTTCATGCATTGTCCTGTTTGAGACAAGTCCTAGTATGGGATTGGTGACAACTGTTGCCAACATTGTGAAGACAGAGAAGAATTTGCAAGTGGCCAGCTTCACTTACTCTCACATGAAGTCCCTGAGCAGGagcccctccatcatccatccttcact TGCTGCAGCTTGCAGTGTGGCCATGAAAGTCTTGGGTCCAAAGTTGGACAGACTGAGCATGCGTTTCAGCAGAGCAGTCCATGTCGACCTCTATGACA GTTCCTTGATGCTTGGTGCGGCTGCCACTGCTTTCTACATCAATGATGCTGCCACCCTTCTTCCACGATCTGTTGTTGCTAAGACCAGAGCCTTCcttgctggagctgcagctgatGTTCTGGAG ATTGGAGTGAGAACTGACGGCCTCCAAGAGGCTCTTCTGAAAAACCCATCAATCACTGAGAGTACTGACAGGATCACCAAGATGAAGCGTATCCTTAAGGCT CTGTCTCAGTGGAGGTCTCTGCCCACCGACAAACCCCTGGCTTCCTTGTATGTCAAGTTGTTTGGACAAGAAATTGCCTTTGCAAACATCGAAAAAACCTTGATTGAAGAAGCTATTACG TATGCCAGTGGACCTTCTATTAAGAAATACGGAAGAGAGGCTCTGGAGACTCTGCTGCTGTCTGGTGTCAGCTTGAGCTACGCCAAGCCTGTGCTGGCTGCTGAGGTGCGACGCATCTTGCCTACGGCTGCTGGTCTTCCATTGGAGCTCAGTCTGTACTCTACTGCTGTAGCTGCAGCTGTTGTCAAGA TCAAACCCACCACACAACCACCACTGTCAGAAGGTTTCCCCATCGTGAGCCTTCTGGAGACTGACATTCAGCTTGAGACTGAAGTCGAACCAAG TGTTGCAATGAATACCTTTGCTGTGATGGGAATTAACACCCCCATTATTCAGGCAACCATGGTATCAAGAGTTAAGCTCAACTCTATTGTTCCATCCAAAATTGCTGCAAGACTTGACATCAAGGAGGGTGACTTTAAGATCGAAGTTCTTCCAGTGTCTGTGCCTGAAAACATTACATCCCTGAA TGTTGAGACCTTTGCTGTGGTGAGAAATATTGAGGATCTTGCTTCTGAAAAAATCACTCCCATCATTCCTCCCAAAGTCTTGCGATCTGTTTCAAGCGTCTCATCTATTACAGTGAGAGtg TCAATATCTGAAGAGGCCATTTCCATGGAAGTAGAAGATGCCAAGCTTACGGAACACAACATCCGTCTCCTTTCAAAGAGATATTGTGCTCAGTATGTTGGTATTGGACTCAAGGCCTGTATCAAAGTTGCTACCAAAAATGCTGGATCTATCCGGGACATTGCCCTGTACAAACTGGCAGGAAGTCACCATGCTTCTTTATCCATCACACCAA TTGAAGGTGAAGCCGTTGAGAAACTTCAGATGGAGGTCAGGGTTGGAGCAAAGGCTGCAGAGAAGCTCATTAGACAGATCAACCTGAGTGAAGAGATCATTGAGGAAACACCAGTCTTGATGAAGCTCAACAAAATCCTGGCTTCCAGCCGCAAGTCCTCCTCATCTGGCTCAAgcagctcttcctcctccatcgCTTCCAGCTCCTCATCTCgctccagcagcagcggcagcataAACAGCTCTTCCAGACGTTCTTCCAAATCCAGCTCTGCATCAACCCTTACATCACTCTTCAGTGCTGGCTCAAGTTCCTCTAGCTCCAGCATTCATCGTTCAagg CAGATAAGTCACAGGTTTGAGAAGGATCACAAGAAG GCTGTCAACTCTGCAATGTATTCCAAGAGCAACAGCAGGGACTCAAGCTTTGAGGCCATTTACAGACAG AAAAAATTCCTCGGTAATGAGGCTGCCAAAGTTGTCGCCATCTTCCAAGCTGTTAGAGCTGATAAGAAGCTGCAGGGATACCAACTCTCTGCCTACCTTGACAAACCAAGTGCCAGACTTCAGATCGTTTTCGCTCCTCTGTCTACTGAGTACAACTGGAAGATCTGTGTTGATGGAGTTGTGCTAAGCAAACACAAAGTCACA GCTAAGATCTCCTGGGGAGCAAACTGCAAGGAATACAGCACCATGATTTCTGGAGAAACTGGTCTTGTTGAATCAAGCCCTGCAGCTCGCCTCAGAATGTCCTGGGAAAGACTGCCCTCTTCGCTTAGACGCTACGGAGaaat GGTGTATAAGTACGTTCCTGCGAAAGTGCTGGCTGACTTGATCAAGGGAAAGAACAGCACCAGACAACTCTCATTCACTGTGATTGCAGCGTCTGAGAAGGCACTTAACTTCATTGCAAGATTACCAGTG CGTACAGTCTACAACATGACTTTGAGTCTTCCCATCACTCTGCCTCTGAAAGAGATCAAAACTTTCATCCCCTTTGATGAAGTCATTAACAAGGCCCACTACGTTTTTGCCAAGGCTGTCGCAA CTCAATGTAGATCAGTCGAGGACACATTGATTACATTCAACAACAGGTCATACACAAGGGACATGCCCGAGTCTTGCTACCAGGTCTTAGCGCAGGATTGCACCGAAGAGGTGAAGTTCATGGTTCTGCTGATGAAGGACTCCACTGGACAAAGCCATATCAATGTCAAAATTGCTAACAT CGATATTGATCTCTTCTCCAAGATTGAAGTGGCTGTGAAGGTCAATGGAAGGGAAACCACACTCCCATACGACCATCCAACAG ACGGCATTTTGATCAGAAGAactggagaaggcatttctgTCTATGCACCTAGCCACGGACTTCAAGAGGTTTATGTTGACAAGAAGTCATACACG ATTAAAGTTGTGGACTGGATGAAAGGCAAGACCTGTGGACTCTGTGGAAAGGCTGATGGGGAGATCAGAGAGGAGTATCGCACACCTAATGGACGGGTCAGCAAGAATGCAGTCAGCTTTGCTCATTCCTGGACTCTTTCTGCAGAGAGCTGCAGGGACAACAGTG AGTGCCGTCTGAAGCTTGAATCTGTGCAGCTTGAGAAGCAGGTGAACATTGAAGGGGAGAACTCCAGATGTTTCTCTGTTGAGCCTGTGCTGCGCTGTCTGCCTGGCTGCTTCCCAGTCAAGACCAGCCCTGTCACTGTTGGCTTCAACTGTATGCCCTCTG ATTCTGCTCCTGAGCGCACGAGCAGCATCTTTGACAGCAGCGTGGATCTGAGGGAAACTACAGAGGCTCATCTGGCCTGTAGTTGCACTGCTCAGTGTGCTTGA